The genomic region ACAAACTGCGAGATTAACTCAACAGAGGGTTTTATTATTGGGTTTAGCAGGAAGCCTCAACCCTAAGTATCGTTTAGGAAATATAGTTATCTATCAGAGTTGTTGTTATCAAACTCCTTCAGGGGAATTGTTAGAGAGAGAATGTCAGCAAATACCCAAGAGGTTATCGGGAAGTTTAGTCAAAGGGTTAACCTGCGATCGCTTAGTGCATACTAGTTTAGCTAAAACTGAACTAAGCTTACATACAGGTGCAGATGTAGTGGATATGGAAAGTTGGTTGATTAGAGAAACCTTTCCGGAGGTAGCTATTGTCAGAGTAATTAGCGATAATTATGAGCAAAACTTACCTGATCTCAATTTAGCCTTAGATAGTCAAGGAAATCTTAACCCTTTTTCCCTGGCTTTGAGGATGAGTCAAAAACCTATAGCTTCTG from Gloeocapsa sp. DLM2.Bin57 harbors:
- a CDS encoding phosphorylase, with amino-acid sequence MFKQIEAILVTKGAEYAAVCHGLQKTRAKVKVIPIPMGVSGLRNYLQTARLTQQRVLLLGLAGSLNPKYRLGNIVIYQSCCYQTPSGELLERECQQIPKRLSGSLVKGLTCDRLVHTSLAKTELSLHTGADVVDMESWLIRETFPEVAIVRVISDNYEQNLPDLNLALDSQGNLNPFSLALRMSQKPIASGRLIISSLKALKVLQTTTTALFLE